The nucleotide sequence GAGAACTTCAAGCGGTCTAAAGACGAGGTGGACGGCCTGATGGAGCTGGCCAAGCAGAAGTTCATCAGACTGCTACAAGAACAGTGAGTGTCAGAACCGAGGAGCCAGAGTGCTTCCATTAAAGATGCCTAGGTGTGGGAGTCCCAGCGAGTGGGAGAGAAAGCAGCATATAGCTACCTGCTAAATGATGGGTTATCTTTCCACAGAAAGTGTTTTACAGACACTTTCATTAAAAACTCGACAAGGAGGATGTTTCAGTAATTCACTTGGGCCAGACAACGGAAAATGTCAATTTTAACGGCCATTTCAGAGATTTGCCGGatccatatgcattgggtgcgtAAACCATTAGGGAATCAACCCATGGTGCTCAGAATAACAGAAGTCACATTTGGATTATGATAATTCATCTTAACAGGACATGCAACTCCTGTAATGAAGCAGCCAATAAAATGTCGTTTTGAAACATTTGCCAAAATGGAATTtgcaggaaaacaccattctaaacagcgcaGCTTATGAGAGTGGATCCACATGTGAGGGAAAAAAACGACTTCTGTCTATACAGAAATTCATAAAATCATTCAAAATACTTCAGTAGAAAGCATGACTTAGCCACAGAGAAATTGAGGATCATTATCTTCTTTAGAAAATAGctgtggattgtttcaaatcacaaAGCTAGTAGGCATATTTGCAATTTGGGCAGCGCGTTTGGGCAATAAATAGGCTTAGCTGATTATTGAGTTGCGGTTGTCAGTGAATAGCATCTAAAATATGTGTGAAGATAAAGTGTCTTGGGTATAAATTGAAAATGTTGAGACGAAGAATGGGCTGGGTATTTGTCGGAGATAAAGGAGAGTCTCTTTCTAGAATGGCTCCGCTGTCTCACGTAAATTCTTAAGCATTTATTGTGTGAGTTGTTTGCCCTTTGATAGTTTTTTATCAATTGCCCATTACATATGTgtacaccaaacattaggaacacattcctaatattgagttgcaaaaaaaaattctttaacctgtctcatccccttcatctacactgatttgaagtggatttaacaagtgacatcaataagggataataACTTTAATCTGGATTCAtgagcatgtgtctggtttctTTGTCCTGTTAATGAACGCATACAATGGACGCATACGGAAATACAGGAAAGTCAACGAAGTCGGTTTTTAAAACATCCATTGCGAATGATAATGAAGACTATTAAAAATATAGTTCCTCACTGTAGGCTATTTGAACAATCTCCCCCTCGATAATCACCAAGCGTCGGTGTGAAAGAGCAACATTTTATGGATCTGATGAGCCCATATAACCCGTGGAAACTTCATAAAATACCCGAACACTTTTCCCTTAGGCAAAAACAGCTGTCTGGGCCGAGCTCACTTGCGCGGGAAACGGGCCTGGAATAGGTTGATAAAATGTTGCAAGTTCACTAGCGAGATCTTCCGGCCAGACACAGTTGATTGGTTTGATACAAATGTTGCACTTTACAATGGCTCAAATCAAGAAGATAGAAAGGGAGGCAGGAGAGTCTGAGTAGAGAGATTAATGTGCTTTGAAAGAACATGAATGTATGTTTTTATTTAGTCGACTATGTATTTGTACTTAGTTGATTATGCGATGAGTTCAGTGCGCTCGTTTCTTTAGCCGCCAATGGatcaatgtgtccatatggcagaggctGGTGCTCTCGCATTAGTATAATTTTTAACTCGGATTTGTATGATTTAAACACGTGACTGATTTTAAGAAACGAAAACGTTATTATTGAAATGAAACTGTAACACGAAAATGCGCATATGAAAATTAGAATTGCTAGAAATGGTTGCATAAATTGtaagcttccccaaacttgaaaatCGCGCGCTGTCAATTAAGTATTTGTAAAATAATTGTGTCCACGTTTCCGTGGTCGGATTTTGCCTATAGGCTACATTGCAGcaatcttttttcttttttttctacctTTATTTATCTTGGCAACTCAATTAagtacacattcttatttacaatgacggccaaatcCGTGTGCGCGGTTCAAACAATTTAAGGATGTTTTCAAAATGCGTACTGCCTCCCTCTTACATGTTGAAGCGCTGATATCCTGTTGCCTGCACTTAAATGCTGAATGGGAGACGCGCTTCAATtatcagttatatatatatatataattacatgggattgcatttagaattgttgTGCAATGAATGGGCTTATAAATACAACAACCAGCTGAGTAGCTGCAGGAGACATCCCTCTCAAAATAGCATCTGCAGGGGACCAAAAGCCACCCTGACTTGGTCATGTCTGCTCTCTTCCAATCCAGGGAGAATCTGGAGAAGCATGGGGTGTGTATTCGGGTGTTGGGAGACCTGACTCTACTGCCTCTGGACCTGCAGCAGCACATAGCCCGGGCTGTGGTGGCCACCAGGTCTCATAACAAGTAGGCATCGCCACCTCATCATCCTGCTGCTCCTCACTTCTCTGAGGTGGCTGTGAGCTTGTGTGCAGCCATCAGAAAAACATTGCATTTTTGACAAATGCACCAATGATTATTGCAGATGCTGGACTTCAGTTGTTTATAATGCAATGCAATTTCTCTATGCATAAAACAACACGTGGGCTTCTGTTCAGTCATCTAAGATGTCTTCAGGAGTGGCTACTTACAGCTGTAATAACTCATTCATTAACGGCCCACCCTCTTTTGCCAACAGATGCTTTCTGAACGTGTGCTTTGCCTACACCTCAAGACATGAAATCGCTAATGCCGTCAGAGAGATGGCTTGGGGCGTGGAGCAGGGACTTATCAAATCCAGGTAAACTACTTCAACAGAGATTCAGGAGGTTAATATTACATAAGAGTGCATTCATGGCCCTCTCAAATGTAATTGTTCAATTTGCATTATCAGAGATTTGTTTTCTGCGCGTTTCTATTGTTTCTCAAATTACTgcatcgcctggttcaccaactacttctcagatggagttcagtgtgtcaaatcggaaggcctgttgtccggacctctggcagtctctatgggggtaccacagcgTTCAATTCTCCGGGCAGACTCTGTTCTCTGAATATATCaacaatgtcgctcttgctgcgggtgaatccttgatccacctctacgcagacgataccattctgtatacatctggcccttctttggacaaatgtgttaacaaacctccaaacgagtttcaatgccatacaacactccttctgtggcctccaactgctcttaaatgctagtaaaactaaatgcgtGCTCTTCAATCGATCGATGCCcgcgcccgcccgactagcatcactactctggacggttctgacttagaatatgtggacaacaatAAATGCCTAGGTgtttggctagactgtaaactctccttccagactcatattaagcatctctaatccaaatttaaatctagaattcggcttcctatttcgcaacaaagcctccttcactcgcactgccaaacatacccttataaaactgactatcctaccgatccttgatttcggcgatgtcatttgcaaaatagcctccaacactctactcagcaaactggatgcagtctatcaccatgccatccgttttgtcaccaaagctccatataccacccaccactgcgacctgtatgctctcgttggctggccctcgctacatattcgtcgccacaaacccactggctcaaggtcatctataagtctttgctaggtaaagctccgccttatctcagctcactggtcaccatagcaacacccaaccatagcacgcactccagcaggtacagtggggcaaaaaagtatttagtcagccaccaattgtgcaagttctccgacttaaaaagatgagaggcctgtaattttcatcataggtacacttcaactatgacagacaaaatgaaaaaaatccagaaaatcacattgtaggatttttaatgaatttatttgcaaattatggaggaaaataaacttttgttattgaccaaatacttatctcaatactttgttatataccctttgttggcaatgacagaggtcaaacgttttctgtaagtcttcacaaggttttcacacactgttgctggtattttggcccattcctccatgcagatctcctctagagcagtaatgttttggggctgttgctgggcaacacggactttcaactccctccaaatattttctatagggttgagatctggagactggctaagccactccaggaccttgaaatgcttcttacgtagacactccttcattgcccgggcggtgtgtttgggatcattgtcatgctgaaagagccagccacgtttcatcttcaatgcccttgctgatggaaggaggtttgcactcaaaatctcacaatacatttACCCAttcacctatgatgaaaatgacaggcctctcgtctttttaagtgggagaacttgcagaattggtggctgactaaatacttttttgccccactgtatatctcactggtcatctgctgccaatgactggaacgaattgcaaaaatcgctgaagttggagacttaactctctcactaacttcaagcatcagctatctgagcagcttaccgatcgctgcagctgtacacagcccatctgtaaatagcccatccaactacctcatccccatattgtttttattaacctttttttgctcttttgcacaccagtatttctacttgcacatcatctgcatatctttcactccagtgttcattttcTAAATTggaattacttcgctactatggcctatttattgcctttacctccttactccatttgcacacacagtatatatatatttttctattgtgttattgaccgtacttttgtttatcccacgtgtaacactgttgttttttgtcgcactgctgtgctttatcttggccaggtcgcagtcgtaaatgagaacttgttctcaactggcctacctggttaaataaaggtaaaataaatatagtCTTGTCTTGGTTGTTGTGTCCAGTGATGTGTCGGAGGCCCTGCTGGGTCATTGTCTGTACAGCAGTAACTCCCCCAATCCTGATCTGCTCATTCGCACGTCGGGAGAGGTGCGACTCAGTGACTTCCTGCTGTGGCAGGTAAGGACAAAGACACTCCTTGCTAGCTGTTTCCAGCGTGATGTTGAATGCTAATGAGATTAGCCTCTTGCCTAGCATCCTTTGGTAAGGACAAAACCTACTTCCTGTTCAGTGACTTCAGTGACAGACAATGGAGCCTCTGGTTTAGCTGCTTCTCCCACTACCTCGTGACTTGTTCTTTGTAAATGTAGGCTGTCTGGTGTTACCTGTGGGGATTATTCAGTGGGGTGCAATGTTTATAGAATGTTGCAGACACAAATGTAATAATTTTTTTGTCTGCTATCCTGTAGACGTCACACTCCTGCTTAGTGTTCCAGTCAGTCCTGTGGCCAGAGTACTCCTTCTGGAATCTGTGTGATGCCATTCTGCAGTATCAGCTCAATCACAGACCTCTTCAGGTATgaactctctctttccttcattcATCCCCCACATACATTCCACCTTACGATATTTACCCAACCTTTAAACGCGTGTGCACCTTTGCCACAAATGTTTGGCACATTATTTCAAGTTGCATTTCCAGCATTGAGCGAGAATTCATTAGCAGGATCATCTGAATACCTGTAATAAACTACTGTGTTGTGTGGAACACTGAGGTCTGCTTGAATGACTGATCCCTATGTATGCTGCAGAAAGccagagatcaacacagagagggacaggctCTACAGCAGCATGAGGCAGACCGGGCCTGTGTTGCAGACCTCCTACAGCACCACGGCAATGGAAAGCCCCTGGATGCCCAGAGGAGACAGGAAGCACTGCTCAACTACACTGCCAGCCGAGAGGAACGGGTTCAGGACTTCCTTGGTGCACTCCAGCACAAGAGAGACTCCTTCCTCACTGACTTAACCAGCCAAGCTGCTCTGGCATGAAGAGGGGATGAGGGGAACACAATGCTCCCCATCTTGAATTGGGGGAGCAAtcacatctctccatctcttcccgaAAGGGCTGAGTGGTTTGAAACTTCTTATTTTGTACGAGTAATTTTACCCCTATGGGGCTATATGTGGGATATTTATGTGTGTATTCTAAGTCTGATCAAAGTCTAATAAAAAGATAAGTCTGGTAAAGAGCTAATGATTCTAGAAGTTGTTCTGTAAAATCTGTCCATCAAATGGATTCCATGGATATTCTCTTTGGATTGATATTCACAATGGAATCAGAGTACTCACTCCCAGAGGAGATACACATCGGAGACCACCATTTACCACAGCaccagctacactacatgaccaaaggtatgtggacacctgatcgttgaacatctcattccccaactttgctgctataacagcttccactctagtgggaaggctttccatggcgcttgtaacgccagggtagtgggttcgatccccgggaccacccatacgtagaatgtatgcacacatgactgtaagtcgctttggataaaagcgtctgctaaatggcatatattattattatattagatgttggaacattgctgcatatatttgcttccattcagccacgagcattagtgagattgggtaccgatgttgggcgattaggcctggcagGCAGTTGGCGTTCGATGGGGTTACGGTGAGTGCTTTGtacagtcaagttattccacactgatctcgacaaaccatttctgtatggacctccgctttgtgcacgggggcattgtcatgctgaaacaggaaagaggcttcctccaaactgttgccacaaagttggaaacacagactCGTTTAGAATGTCATGCTgtggcattaagatttcccttcactggaactaaggggcctagcccgaaccatgaaaaactgccccagaccattatttctccaaactttatagttggcacaATATTTTGGGGCTGGTAGCGtactcctggcatctgccaaacccagattcgttcgtccgacagccagatggtgaagtgtgatttgtcagccgttgttgctcctagacgtttccacttcacaataacaacagatCAATGTTGTACAATGTtgtaagtcactgagctcttcagtaaggccattctactgccagtgtttgtctatggtgaTCGTGTGGCTATGTGCTCCATTTTTATACATCCGTTCGCAATGGTTGTGACTGAAATAGCCTAAATCAattttgaaggagtgtccacgtacttttgtatatatagtgtatgtgtgcTGGACTGGTCAAGTAAAATTTTCAATGCATGTTTTGTGCAATAACTGTTTTATGGTCATGGATGCCCATATTTGACATGTAAAACAAACTATATTTTTACCAGGTTTCTTTATCTTGCAGAATAAACGTGATTATGTGCATTTAGTTTAATGTACATTATGCTGCTTCATAACAAATTGTACATCCAAATGTATTATTTGTAACATAGGTAACCTTTTATATTGTATCTTGCTTGGATCATTGACGGGGTGATGTACACTGCAGGCATaaagtttctaaacccagaggcgcaacatcGCGAGACTGCTGGGAACCACTGCGAAGCAGATCAAGCCGACAAGGTCGGGGTTTGGTGTTATAGAAGTCAATGACAGAAGTTAAACGTAATTCCTTGGTTGTTAATTTTCTCGAAATATAGGCACAACCCAATGTATTAAGTAGTTGagcatgttattactccaacttCGTGAAATTGACCAAATGACACAACTGAATGGAAGGGGTACCTTTGATTTGATTGCCTGCAAATGCGCAGTTCCGCGCGAGACGAACCTTAGACCCGATTACGTGTTTCGGCGCCTGAGTTTAGCTAGCCGCGGTCGCCTACAAGCGTGATTGGGGATTtttattggagaagcagtttatccatatcttcatactgtactgtctttgctGCAGTCTGCAAATCCTGCAGAAACCACGCCACCTCGTTACAGCGGTGGTATTTTCTATGCACTCTCTCTTTAAGAATATGGAGACGCCCACAAACACGTGATTTGTTTTCATCCAATGTCTGACTTCAAAATATAAAAACTGGTTCAAACCGGTTTCTATCTTATATTTTACATTCAGTCATTATTTTACATTCACCATTGTTGCATTGCTAACGTGGCTTGAAGAGCTTAGTGAGATACCCAACAACTTccataaaatcaaataaaattggaATTGTGTAGCAATTCCCGAACAATCATCAATATGCCTAAAAGAAAGGTAAGGAATGCTTAATTTTCCGGCTaacaaatatatttgtatttttttgcttGCATCTGGCCGTTTTAAAATTGCATTTGGTCTCTTCATCAGTACTGTATGTCGTCGTTTAGAAATGGCGGCAAAATGGGTCATCCTCTCAACGCAGTCATCAATATATCAAATAAACCGTATAAAAAAGGACAATTACATAAGAAATAAAGTGTAAATATATTAACCATATTTATTAAGGTTATTCGTCCTACATTGAGCATACCTATGACGAGTTCATTCACTCAACCTAAGTACGATTTGTGCATCACACGCTAGGTGCTTCTTGGAAGTTGTGAAGAAGCTCGCGGGGCTCAACTGCTGTATTTCATACATCTAACTATTCATTCGAGTAGTTTAGAACTTCTCGGTGTCTAGTTTTCTAGTCATGTTTGAGGCAGGCTTGAATCAGTGAGCCTCAAAAATCATTTGCACCCGACGCAACGCTTAAATGCAATATTATGAATCCTCTATTTTACCAGTAAATACTAAATCATTGCCAATGCATTTTTTTTCCAACAAACATTAGGTAGAGTTGTTGACGTTAACTTCAGTCATTACCCCAGCCCTGCTAATTTCAACGTCAGGCTGCCATCTTTGCATAGCCTACATTAGCTAGCATCTTTGTGAACGCACAAACAGCATATGTGCttttcaatgacattttcaaTTAGGTTTATCGTTGAACCTTAAagttatacattttaaaaaaacatattaCTGAATCTTTCACCGCATTAACTTCGTCGAAATAATGTTGATCTGTACATTTATTGAGCGCGAACTTCATCTTGTTGACGGCTGTCGAGCGCGAATTGACGCAAAACAAAGGAAGTGCCAAGCGCGCGACTGTTGTGACAGGACAGATTTGAATTTGAATATGCGCGGGAATTCCTTCGAAGTCAGAAGTAGCCTAGAACAGTGGAAATGTATGTCATCAAAAATGTGTATCTAACTCGCTCACTGTGGTGTATGTAATCCGTTATGCAAAATATACATTATACAAAAGCCCAGCATGTTCTCTGGGAATGTGATGCTTCATTTTGATCAAAGGGGCCCTacatagaatgagagagggcaaCAATAGACATAACATTCGCACCAGTTACCTTACTTTTTGAAAAGAACCTATGCTCTACAACCCAGGCATATGCAGTACTGTGGTACATTAGCTGAATTTATTTATTATTCGTCGTATTTAAAAATGTGCTTTAGGAATTCCATTTCCTCACAGTTTCTAAACATTTTTCTACTGTTTTCAGAGTGCTACCAAGGGCGATGAGGTATGCATACAAGTATTCACAATGTTAATTCTAATCTGTTAACTAGTGTTTTCGGTTATAATTGTTACACTTTAACTGAACTACAGCTTACAAATGCTGTATAGGATGTTCATAAAGTCTTGAGAAATTTGGTctacataaatgcttcacagatcaTTTGTAAACACAATTTTATACATAAAGGGTGATATAAAAGGTGGGTGCTTTGTCAAATGTGGCATTACTCATTTGAAATGCGTTATAAAGCATGACATTTGCTTATGAATGATAATTTGCCGATACATCTGTGCAATCATTATTTATGAATGCTTCCTTATGCTTTAAAAGTTGTAGTTTGTTAAAGTGGGATTGTTATAGTAGTAGTTGAGTCATGGTTAGATGTGTAAAATGTGTTCCTTTCTTCAGCCTGCAAGACGTTCCGCACGTTTGTCATCTGTAAGTATTACCATTCATATAGGCTACTTTAGGATCTGTACATTTCTTTGTATTGCAAACTCATTGTTACTTACCCTCATTActgtcttgttttttttttttgtggcagAGACCTGTGCCAAAACCGGCTGCCAAACCCAAAAAAGCGGCAGCACCCAAAGTATGTTAAGTGTTTGTTTCATCTGTCTTTTATTATTAAAGTATGTTCTGTTTTTGCATCTAGAGTTTATTAGCAGTTGTGTTAACCCTTGACCTAAGCGTTATTGATTCATGACCTTTGGCATCAACTCAGAAGttgtccttttttttttttttttacagccacATGAGGGAAAGCCTCAAAAGTATTTTGGCACTGCTGAGCATTTGACAAGATGCATAACATCTTGaaggaagtgagaggagagaaaattaCTCTGTCAGTGGCTAAtgtgttttttcttcttcagaaGGCAGTCAAGGGAAAGAAGGCCGCTGAGAACGGTGATGCCAAGGCTGAGGTTTGTTTCCTGAAAGGATCTGTTTGCTCTCTATTCAATGTGATTCTTCCAATGCTCCTTAGGGTTTAGATTTGGTTTCTCTTTAGGCTGTACATGACTTTGTCTGCAATACATCAGTTACCCTTACCAGGAAAAAACCACTGCCCCTTGATGAGGATTCAACCTCTTAGGGGATGTGATTCAGTCAGCCCACCTGTACATACAAGCATTACTTATTTGATGGGCGCTCAACTCAATTCAGTGTGAATTGTAGAAGGATATTAATCCAGCAGTTCTGTGGAAATTGTTATTACACTGTTATGGTGTTGGGGTTCTGTCATTTATTTGCTTCTGGCATAAATTAGTGCACGTAATTTAATTGATTTGCACAAAAATAACTGGTCTTTAGAAAATATTATTTTCACTAACAATACAGTAGGCCTACGGGGTTAGATGCAGTTCAATATTCGTAAATAATTGGTTTCTTATTTTCTATCCTCTTTTGGAAATAACTTCAAGTTACATTTCTTCCCAAGGTTATTCATTGCATACAGTTTTTTGTTGTATGTCTGAGATAAGTCCATTCTTCGTTTCTAGGCGAAAGTTGAGGCCGCTGGAGACGCCAAATGAAGAACTGTTTGAAGTTGTGATCATTCTGTGTACTTGGTGACTGTACAGTTTAAAATAAGTATTTTTTACCAAGTTTTTTTTATATTAAAAGATATCATTTATAGTTCATTGTGGGCTTACATTTGAGGTAATGAAGCTGTTCCAAGGGGTTCTCATGTTCATATCCATTTTTATGCATTGTTTAAATGAATACCGTCCATATCCTGTCCAAGtataaaaaacacaaaaaaatacccttctaaacctgttttttaaCTGCTGAATGTTATTTTCCTACATAAATCCAAACATTAAAGGCAGCTAAAGTGTGTTTCTAAAATGTTAAGAGGAATAGGGTTTTTGCCACTCCTTTTAAGTTTTTTAATATTAATTACTTACCAAATGTTTTGAATCAACATCAGCTCTTCTCATTCAGGAGACATAAGACAGTTTGAAAGTAATCACTAACTTGTATTAGGTCAACACACAATCACCACACAAAATTAATAATGTGAACTTAATCATTTGTTCtattgtttattttattaaatTGTTCTGTAAAAACAGTGGAAAGAGCTATTGTGACTCCTATGAAATTTAAATGTTCTTGAATAAAATGATTAAAAGGCTGTTATTGTTTGATTTGGTTAAATATCACAAATCATTATCAAACATTCTTTGTTAGTTGCCATGCCAGTTTGTGCACAAATCCACATGTTTTCTATACCTGTCAATAGCCTATTGGGCAGGGACATCAACTGCTTCCTCAATCTGTAGGTGGGGGACCTCGAGCTGGTGTTACATGTGAGAAAAATGCATAGGGTGAATAAAATGCATTACCTACCAATTCCCCGTCTATAGAGCAGCTGCTAATGTGGCAGTTCTGTGTTGTGATTTTTCTACCACCAATCCATCCATTTGACCATAAATaatgcattaggaaagtattcaaaccactTGACTTTCCAGGTAccctacagccttattctaaaatggattacaccCCCCCCTCAATGTACACAATACCCCTAATgacagcaaaaacaggtttttagaaatgtatatatttttttaaactgaaatCGAAATGTAcacaaatattcagaccctttactcagtactttgaagtatcttggcagtgattacagcctagagtattctagggtatgatgctacaagcttgacacacctgtatttggcgagtttctcccattctctgcagaccCTCAAGCTCTAGCATGTTGGATGgcgagcgttgctgcacagctattttcacgtcTCCAGAGACGTTTGATTGGGTTCATtctgggccactcgaggacattcagaaacttgtcccgaagccactcctgcgttgtcttggctgtgtgcttagggttgttgccctgttggaaggtgaaacttcgccCCAGTCAGGCAGGTCCTGAGTGTTTTGgaaaaggttttcatcaaggatctctactTTGTgccgttaatctttccctcgatcctgacttgtctcccagtccctgccgctaaaaaacatACCCGCAGTGTGATGTTGCCAACACCatgattcactgtagggatggtgccaggtttcctccagacgtgacatttggcattcaggccaaagaattcaatcttggtttcatcaaccCAGATaatcttttttctcatggtctgagagtcctttaggtgcctttaggcaaactcaaagcgggctgtcatgtgccttccgcctggctactagCATAAAGTCAAGAGTAGTGGAGTGCTTcaaagatggttgtcctggaagattctcccatcgccacagaggaactctggagatctgtcagagtgaccattggattatttgtcacctccctgaccaaggcccttctcccctgattgctcagtttggacaggcagacatctctaggaagagttggtggttccaaacttcttccatttaagaatgatggaggccactgtgttcttgggtacatccaaagctgcagacattttttggtacctttcagcagatctgtgcctcgatacaatcctgtctcggagctctacggacaattcctttgacttcatggcttgtttttttgctctgacatccactgtcatctgtgggaccttaaatagacatgtgtgtgcctttccaaatcatgcccaataaattgaatttaccacaggtggactccaatcaagttgtagattcatctcaagtatgatcaatggaagagcggatgcacctgagctcaattttgagtctcatatctAAGGgtttgaatatttatgtaaataaggtaattGTATTTTTGTTccttatacatttgctaaaatttctaaacctgttttcgctttgtcattattgggtattatgttttggaataaggctataatgtaacaacatgtgggaAAGGGGA is from Oncorhynchus gorbuscha isolate QuinsamMale2020 ecotype Even-year linkage group LG19, OgorEven_v1.0, whole genome shotgun sequence and encodes:
- the dhdds gene encoding dehydrodolichyl diphosphate synthase complex subunit DHDDS, whose product is MSWIREGELNLIEKLSANILKAGPMPKHVAFIMDGNRRYARKRHVERQEGHTQGFDKLAETLRWCLNLSIHEVTVYAFSIENFKRSKDEVDGLMELAKQKFIRLLQEQENLEKHGVCIRVLGDLTLLPLDLQQHIARAVVATRSHNKCFLNVCFAYTSRHEIANAVREMAWGVEQGLIKSSDVSEALLGHCLYSSNSPNPDLLIRTSGEVRLSDFLLWQTSHSCLVFQSVLWPEYSFWNLCDAILQYQLNHRPLQKARDQHREGQALQQHEADRACVADLLQHHGNGKPLDAQRRQEALLNYTASREERVQDFLGALQHKRDSFLTDLTSQAALA